The sequence AGCAACTACCAGGGCTATCAAAGTTTAAGCTGTTTAAACAAAAGTCTATATTATTAAGATTGGTGTCAGCTCTATAATTTAGAATATTATACCAATTATCCCTTTTATATGCCCTTAACCACTCCATTGCCTCTTCAACGTACCTTTTTGCCATTGTTTGCCTTTTGGCAAAATAGGCTGCCTTAATTGAAAGTGCCGAAAGGCCAACAACAGCAACTATTATTATCACTATTAAAGCTAAAGCTACAAGAAGCTCTACTAAAGATTGGCCTTTATCACCCTTAGATTTTTTAAATCTTTTCATTATCTAATTAGTATATGTCATACTTATCTTACCAGAAGTTGAAACCGTAATATTAATATAAGGATTTAATGTTCCAGACCTTAAAATTCTAAAAGAGACACCACCATCAGCACCTCCTGTCACAGCCCTGAAAACAATGCTCACAGAAGAATCAGCAATCTCAAAACCATTTGGCATACTCCTATTAATAACACTTGTATAATAATTAACACCAGACAAGCGGCAAACACGCCTTATGCTGTAAGAAGTTGCACTATTAAGATAAAAATTATAACCGTAAAAATAACCTTGGCTACCACAATACGCATCCTTTCCAGACATAGCATAACTTTGAGCAAGTCTTAGATCTCCTTCAACTTGCCTGGCAGCAGCCCATAAAGCTTGTTTTTGTGAATAAGCGCGGAAATTAGCATAACCAAGGCCAACCAAAATAGAAATAACCAAAATTGAAACAAGAAGCTCAATTAATGTAAAACCTGAATTTTTAAAGGCAGATTTTGACTCCATATAAACATAATAATTTCAAGGATTCGTAACTTTGTAATTACAACCTATACCACAGTTGCCTCCGCAACCACTTACAGCTGCTCCACCACCTTCCAGAGAGGCGCAAAGAGCATAAGTATTACAATTTCCAGAAGGAGAACAAGTGTAAGTATAAAATCTAGAAGGGGAAAGTGGGTCGGAAGGATTCGAAGCTATATAACTCGAAAGTGGTAGGGAAGAAGCATTAAAATCAGAAATACTGGGATATCTGCCATTATCAGCCTTATACATCTCAAGGGCAGAGCGAATAGATTCTAAATCTGACTTTCTTTTTGCGTCTCTTGAACTCTTACGCGCATTTTGGATACCAAAAAGGGAGAGGGAGATTAAAATTCCAATTATAGAAATAACCACAAGAAGTTCAATTAAAGTGAAACCTAATTTTTTTGTAAAAAACATTCTTTGATAAAAAAATCTCCTTGCCATAAGCTATCACAAAGGACATGTTCCACTCGTTGGAGCAGAACTTGTTTCCCCAGACTTGCCAGTTGAACAAACCACCCAATACGGCCCAGTACTATAAGCTTCTATCTGCGCCCAAAGAACATACTCAGAACCATTCGTGGATCTTCTATAACCATAGGGGTATGTTGAATCATCAGGACAATTTGTTATGCTCAAAGCACTACAAAGATTAGACATGCCTGTACCTGAGATAGAAGGGTAAACTCCAGCGGTAATATTAGCATAATTCTCAAGAGCAGCTTGATATTGCCTTAAATCAGACTTTCTTCTCGTATCCCGCGCTTGTTTTTGCGAACGAGAATAAGAAACCAAAGCCAAAGAAGCAAGAATACCAATAATAGAGATAACCACCAAAAGTTCAATCAAGGTAAAACCTATCTTGTCATAATTGATATATCTTATCCTCATATTAAACTAAATCAAGGCTTAACCTCGTAAACACAACCGTCAACACCCGATAACCAAGAGCAAGTTGCACCAGTCTTACACTTATCATCTGCTTTGTTTTCAAGGCAAGCCGAGAGAGTATAGTCTTCATTTGAAATCCGGACATAATTATAACTTCTTGCTGAGCCCTGTGGGTCTTTAGGAAGAACATTCATATAAACAACATTGCTACTACCGGCAGAAAAAGTTCCCCCCCAAGTGCAGACACTGTTTCCACTTGTACCACAACCCATAATGCTCCCACCACTAGAATTAGGATATCTGCCATAATCATTATAATAAGTCCTTAAAGCAGTCTGAATATTCCTTAAATCAGATTTCCTTTGAGCATCGCGAGCTCTTTGGCGAGTTGCATTGTAATTGGCAACAAGAAGTGTAGCTAGAATCCCAATAATAGAAATTACTACAAGAAGTTCAATTAAAGTAAAACCAAATACTTGGAAGTTTATTCTTTTATCTGATTGAGCAGGAAAATTAAGCATAATTTAATTATACAACAATTTATTTTTACAAAGCATCCTTAGGTGTAACATTAGCACTTGTAATTGCAAAATTACAAGAACCATTACAATTATTACCCACAGGTACGCCAGTAGCAGAACAATCAGAGTTTATGCAATTCTGATCCTTATCGTTTTCAAGGTGGGCAAAAAGCCTAAACGACTGGCCATTGGAAACATAATAGTAAGAAAAACCTCCTGGATCTTTAGGCAAAGACTTAAAATAAAGAACATCCCTATCAGCATCCCTAAATTCACTGTTGTAATCTGGAGCCCCCCATTGACAAATACTTGGAGTTGTACTGCTATAGTATGGACAACCCAAGATCTTACCATTATAAGAAGATGGATAAAATCCTTTATCAGAATAAAACATCTCCAAAGCATTTGCAATTTGCTTTAAATCAGATTTCCGTTTTGCATCACGAGACCTCATTTGAGAAGACCTAAAACTACTCAAGGCAATGGTTGAAAGGATTCCCAAAATAGTTATAGCTACCAGAAGCTCTATAAGAGTAAATCCTAAACCATTCTTCCTTAAAAAATTAAAAATGGGCATAATCAATTAATTTATATTAGCGAGATCATCTTACTATTTCAACCCCATTACTTCTTGCTGCGTTACAAAATACTATTCCACACTTAATTTTTTGCAAAAGAATATTCTTATTGTAATCCGGCATTCTTCTAGTTTCATAACTCACATAAACATAATACTTGCCATCCTTAAATTCATACCTATAACTATAACCCTTATCAGATAGGGGATCTTGGGGGATTATTTCAAGAAAAGCTGGATAATTACCGTCTAAAGCATCACGCAAAGCATCCTTTCCCCAATCGCAAGGCACCAAATTCACCAACTTATCCCTCACTGCACCAGGTTCCCTTACTCCCAATCCATTTTGATCTTTCAAAACCTTAGTATCTTCACCAGCACAAGCAATTATTCGACCGTCATCAGATACTTCAGGATAATAACCAAAAGCTTGCCGGTAGGCTTCTAAAGCCTGCGCCACTAGGCTAATATCAGCATTCCTTTTTACATCCCTTTCTCTTTTTTTCGCCTCAGAAAAGCCATAAAAAGAAACAACTAATACCAACAGGAAAACCAAAAAAACTCTTAATGATTCTTTAATCATCACTGGCATTGATTTATAGAATTTCCGTTCCCGTCTATACACAAACCACGACAATCGCTTTGGGAAAAGTTTGGCTGACAGACCGGTATCTTAGTATAAGGATCAATAGAGATAGGTTGGCACACGCCAGAGAAACAGCCATAATAAGTACCAGTAGCATCAGGTGGAACATTTGGATTACCCGACTTAAAAGGATCTGGAGCAGAAGGGGTAGTCACATAGTAATTAAAACCATAGCTTTGACTAGGACCGCAACCGTTCTCACAACCTAATTCTTTTATCTTTGGATCACCTATGTATTCTAAATTGGTAAATATCCATGCCCACTTTGCGCAAACAGAACTAGGATCAGCATAATAAACATAATCAGTTTTTGTATGAGGATCACATGGAATCGCTGATATATAAGATTTTAAAATCCCAGCATCAGCACCCCTGCAAGATGGTAAGTAAGGGGGATAACAATTATTGTCCTTCTCATATTCCTCAAGCGCTATCTTAATCCTATCAAGATCTGACTTTCTTCTTGCGTCATAGCCTTTACTAATCTGACTTTTAAATACAAAGATAGAAATTACTACCATTAAAGACAAAAATGCTATAACTATCAAAACTTCAATCATCGTAAATGCTAAAAAAATATTTTTCCTCATCTTAAAAATAAAATTAGCTTTTCTCCAAATAAAAATACTAGCCAAAAGGAAAAGACCAAAAACGGACCAAAGGGAATTTGCTTCCCAAATTTCGCTTTACCTATTAAAATAAGAATAACCCCTAGAATAGCACCCGTCAAGAAAGAAATAAAAATCCACAAGACCCCAAGAGGAAATCCCATAAAAAATCCAAGGGGTAGGGCAAGTTTAACATCTCCCAATCCCATTCCATGACCTTTTGTCACAAGATGCAAAAATAAAAGAAACAAAGATAAAGAAAAAGCAATTAATAAATTTAGATAAAAATTTTGATCTTTTATAAATAGGGAAGTGGTAAGAAAAAAAATAAAAAGTAAATAGGTTAAGCCATCAAAAATAACCTTATGTTCAAGGTCAATAATAAAAATTACTTCAAGAACAATAAAAACAAAAAGCAGTAAGGGTATGGACAAGGTCCGACCCTGTCCAAAGCTGTAGATCAAAATAAAGCCTAAAGCAGTGGATAGCTCAATTATGGGATAACGATAGGAAATTTTTTTGCCGCAATTACGACATTTTCCGCCAAGAATAATAAAAGAGAGGAGGGGAATGTTATCATACCAAGAAATTTTACGATTGCATTTAGGACAAAAAGATCTGCCTGAAACAAATGAAATTCCTAGTGGTAAGCGGTATGATAGAGCAGAAACAAAAGATCCAAAAACAAGACCCAAGATAAATACTAGAAAGGACATAATTAAAAAGAAATACCCATACTCTGAACTTGACTATAAATTTTCTTTGCATCCTCAATTCTTCCTCTTCTGACATAAAAAGCAACCAAACCCATGAGAAGATCTATATTTTGGTTATCAATTTTAAGAGCTTCAAGATAATATTTTTCAGCCTCTTCATAATCTTCTTGTTTCTCCTTAATCGAACCCATATACTGCATTGCTCTTACTGATTTTGGATTAATTTTTAGAACTTTTTCCAATTCTTGTAAAGATTTCTCGTATTCTTTTTTATTATAATATAAAGAGGCAAAACCTAAATGTGAGATTTCCGTATCCGGTTTTATCTCTGCCAGTTTTCTAAACACCTCCTCCGCTTTATCGATTTCCCCTTCAGACAAATAAACACCAGAAAGGCCAACCTCGGTAACAAAATGCTGCGAAGAATTCAAATAAGCATCTTCCCAAAAAGAACGGCTGTCCTTAAAAGCAAAAATATGATTTCTATTACCCTTCCAAAAAAATATCACAACTAATAAAGATAGCAATAAAAAAACTTTTCTGTAAGATAGACCTAATCTAACGAAATTAATTTGAGAAAAAGATAAAAGAAGACCCACCAAAGGCAAATAAAGCCTATGTTCGTAAATTATGTTTGGTTCGCCAGGCATAAGATTAACAAAAGTGGGAAAAAGCAAGACTAAAAACCATATTAACCCAAAAACAAAAATTTTCCTTCTTTTTTTTGAAACAAAAAGAAAGAAGGATAAAAACAAAAAGATTAAAAATAAAATCCCAAATTTTATATTAGAGTTGGTTAAATCCAAAATAGGGAACACCGAAAGATTAAATGGCCAAACTATTTTTCCAAAATATGTTAAGTAACCAGGAATCACAACCCTAGGAAAATACGAAAGCCAATTTGTATGAACTAAATAACCCAAATAACTACCCTGTTTATCACTAAAATTTAAGGCCATAAAATACCACAAAACAAAAATAACCATAAAGGCAGAGAAAACAAGCAAAGATCTTTTAATATGCTTTTTCCAATCTAAAATTAGGAATAAATATGCCAAAAGTATTACAAGAAAGAAAATAGCAGTTTCTTTTACAAAAACAGACAAAAAAGCAAAAAAAAGAAAAAAAAGAAAATCTTTTAAGCCGCCAGATTTAAGATAATTCAAAAAATAAAAAAAATTAGAAATAGAAAAAACTAAAAGCAAACTGTCATTCCTGCCCGGCACCCAAGCAATGGTCTGCATTAAAACAGGATGCAAAGCAAATATAAGAGTCACAAATAGAGCAACGTATATTTGAACCTCCAAACGCAGCATTAATTTATACACCAAGATAATCGATACCAAATGCAACACTATATTAGTAAGATGATAACCTCTAAAGTTATCCTTGAAAAACAAAGCATCTAAAATAAAAGAAATTGTAAGTATCGGTCGATAATAAAAGGCTGTACTGTCAGAAAGATACATTACGTTAGTTTTGAAAGAATTAATAATATTTGCGGGATTAAAAATATAAGAGAATCTATATTTAATTAATAACGCATCATCTAAATTGACATATTGAAAATTTAAAGAGTCTTGGTAGAAAATAAAAGATAAAAACAAAACAAGAAACAAAAAAATAAGAGAGGAAAAAACATATCCACGCCCACGGGGCCTCATAACTAATTTCGTCAAGGCAGACAAGAGTACGGGGAAACAGTGTTGCCACAAACAGTGGCTGCAACTGGCTGTAAATCTGCAGGTAATCCGCTTCCACTAGTACTCCCACACCTATTATTAGCTTCTGTCCTAAAAGAACCTGATTGAGGAGCAAAACAAACATAATAACTATCACCTGCTTGACCTCGATTAAATATAAAGAGAGGGTTGTAACCCGAAGTAGTAATTCTATTAACAAAAGATTGCTTTATCTCTTCTGTACCTGCAGCTGACAACTGAGCAAGAACCGAAGTCGTTCCAGAACCAGACCAAGTAGTAGTAATTCGCGTCCAAGGTACAGCAGCACCAGCTGTCCCAGCTCCTGTCTGCCAAGGATAATAACCCCTTGATGCATAATACCTATCAATAGCCCCTATCAACTGCTCGGCATCAGATCGGGAACCGGTATCTCGAGAACGATTAATCTGCTCAATCGGATTAATTGCTGCTAAAACTGCAACAGCTAGAATTCCCAACACCGCAATGACTATAAGAAGCTCAATTAAAGTAAAACCTTTAATAGAAGATTTCATATCTGGTTAAAGTAAAACATAGCAAAAAAAGATTGTCAAGGGGTAATTTAGCTTTAAAATTGGCTAGTCAGATTATAAATCGGCAAAATAACCGCAATAACCAAAAAACCAACTCCGATCCCCAAAACTATCATTACTAAAGGCTCTATTGCAGAAGTTAAAGCTTTAACTTTTTGATCAGATTCAACTTCAAAAACATGACTAACTTTTGCTAGCACCTCGCTCATCTTACCAGTCTCCTCTCCAACAGCCACCATTTGAGAAAGAATGTAGGGAAAAGCTTCAGAATGTTTGGCAAAAGCATAAGCCAATGGAAAACCTTTTTCAACATCTTTAGAACTATCTTCAAGAGCGTCACCTATGACAGCATTGCCAGAAATTTGGGAAAGGATAGACAGAGCTTCAAGAATAGAAACTCCAGCTCCAACCAAAAGACTTAATGTTCTTGTTAACTCTGTTAGTGCTACCTGCCTTTGCAAATCACCAAAAATGGGGATCTTTAAAATCAACTCATCTATCTTTCTTCTACCGGTTTTTGTTTTCCTATAAGTAATAAAGAAATTAAATAAAAAGGCAATAATAATAAGCATCAACCACCAAAATTTGGCAAAAAAACCAGAAACAGACATCAGAACCTTGGTTGGTCCGGGAAGATCTGCCCCAAATTCAGAATAAAGGCTTAGCATCTTGGGAATAACAAAGATCATCATTATAGCAGCCACCAAAACCATACCAATAACAACAATTACCGGATAAATCAGCGCCCCTTTAACTTTCCCTTTAAATTCAACCTGCTTCTCCATATTATCAGACAACCTTGACAAAACATTATCCAAAACTCCTCCTGCCTCTCCAGCTTTAAGAAGAGCAATGTAGGTAGGCGAAAAAACATTAGGATATTTTCCAATCGCATTAGAAAGAGATTGACCTTCTTGGACATCAGCCAAAATTTGCGTTAGCATATCTTTCAAAGCTGCATTCTGAGCCTGATTTTTCAAAATAAGCAAGGATTCAGTGATAGGTAAACCAGCATTAACCATAGTCGCTAATTGACGAGTAAATGTGGCTACATCATCCTCTTTAATTCTATTTTTGAATTTATTTAGAATTAAGTTCAAATTATCTTCCCTTTGGCTGGATAAAGAAAGTAAAATCAAATCTTTTTCTCTTATCAAAGAGGCAGCATGTCTTTCATCATTGGCCTCAACCAATCCAGAAACAAGCTTGCCATTTCTATCTTTTGCTTTGAAGTTAAATCTCCTCATCTAATTTATACTTCACCCTTAACTAGACGTAATAGTTCATCTGGCCGAAGAGAATAAGACTGTGCCACTTCAATAGAAACTTTTCCTTCTTTAACAAGCTGTGCCAAAGACATCTCCAGAGTTGACATTCCAAATTCCTGAGAAGTCTGAATAATGTTATCCAAAAGATGTGTTTTACCCTCCCTTATCACAGATCTAACAGCTGGTGTTCCAAGCATCAACTCATAAGCAACAACGCGACCACCACCAATTGCTGGAAGCAGTCTCATAGAAAAGACACCCTCAATAGTGTTTGAAAGTTGAAGTCTAATCTGACCTTGTTGGTTTTCAGGAAAAACATCAACAATCCTGTCTATAGTTTGGGAAGCTGAATTAGTATGCAATGTGGCAAAAACCAGATGACCAGTTTCGGCTACAGTTAGAGCTGCTGAAATGGTCTCTAGATCACGCATTTCACCAATCATCACCACGTTTGGATCTTCTCTTAACACGCTACGAAGAGCAATCTGCCAAGAATGAGTATCAAAACCAACTTCTCTTTGGGAGATTATAGACTTATCAGGTCTAATTATAAACTCTATCGGATCTTCAATTGTTACTATATGTTCACTTCTACTCCTATTAATCTCATCAAGTATGGATGCCAAGGTTGTTGACTTACCATGACCAGTAGGTCCAGTAATTAATACAAGCCCCTGCCTTAACTTAGTAAAAGAGTGTAAAATTGTCGGCAGACCAAGCTCTTCAATTGTCAAAATCTGGCTGGGAATAACACGAAACGAAAAAGAATAGCTGCCTTTTTGAAAATAAGCATTCACCCTAAACCTAGCAGAATCTCCTAAATAAAAAGAAAAGTCCAAATCTTTATTAACCTTAAACCTTTCAAATTGATCCGGTTTTAAAACAGTAGCAGCTACCTTTTCAACAAATTCGTTAGTTACAATCGGCTCATTGGACACAGAAAAAAGCTGGCCATCTACTCGCAAAGACGGAGGGACTCCTACAACTAAGTGCAGATCTGAAGCTCTTTTTTCAACTGCTAGATTTAAAAGTTGGATTACATCAAGCATAGGACAGTATTTGATTTAGACTACAACAAATTCTAATCCTGTGCAACCCTCAAAACCTCTTCAATCGTGGTTATTCCTTCAAGAACTTTAAGATAACCATCTTGTTTCATTGTTACCATACCTTCCTCTCGAGCCACCTTCTCTATATCACTAGCTGATTTACGTTCCAATATCAATCTACTAATTTTCTCACTTACAGGCATAACCTCAAATATACCAATACGACCATAATAGCCAGAGCCTCCACAAACTGGGTCGCCAGTTCCATGATAAAGTTTTGTTATTTCTTTGTCTTTAGGCCAAAGGGGGCCTAAAACGTTCTTCATATCTTCAATCACTTTAGGATCAGGGGCATATTCCTCTTTACAATCTTCATGAATTTTCCTGACAACCCTCTGCGCCAAAACCGCAGTCATGGAAGAGGCTAAAAGATAAGGTTCAGCACCCATATCCAAAAGTCTAGGTAAAGCCCCAGCTGCATCATTGGTATGAAGGGTAGAAAACACCAAATGACCAGTTAAAGACGCTTGAATTGCTAAATCTGCCGTCTCTCGATCACGAATCTCTCCCACAAGAATAATATTTGGATCTTGTCTTAAAAAGGCTCTTAGACCAGAAGCAAAAGTCAAACCAGCAGCTGGGTTGACTTGAACTTGGTTAACACCCGGGATTTTATATTCAATAGGGTCTTCAAGAGTAACTATGTTGACTTTTGGAGTATTTATTCTTGAAATTATCGAATATAAAGTGGTTGTCTTTCCAGAACCAGTGGGACCACAAATAATAATAATTCCATGTGGCCTAAGT comes from Patescibacteria group bacterium and encodes:
- a CDS encoding type 4 prepilin-like proteins leader peptide-processing enzyme, producing the protein MSFLVFILGLVFGSFVSALSYRLPLGISFVSGRSFCPKCNRKISWYDNIPLLSFIILGGKCRNCGKKISYRYPIIELSTALGFILIYSFGQGRTLSIPLLLFVFIVLEVIFIIDLEHKVIFDGLTYLLFIFFLTTSLFIKDQNFYLNLLIAFSLSLFLLFLHLVTKGHGMGLGDVKLALPLGFFMGFPLGVLWIFISFLTGAILGVILILIGKAKFGKQIPFGPFLVFSFWLVFLFGEKLILFLR
- a CDS encoding phytochrome sensor protein; this translates as MRRFNFKAKDRNGKLVSGLVEANDERHAASLIREKDLILLSLSSQREDNLNLILNKFKNRIKEDDVATFTRQLATMVNAGLPITESLLILKNQAQNAALKDMLTQILADVQEGQSLSNAIGKYPNVFSPTYIALLKAGEAGGVLDNVLSRLSDNMEKQVEFKGKVKGALIYPVIVVIGMVLVAAIMMIFVIPKMLSLYSEFGADLPGPTKVLMSVSGFFAKFWWLMLIIIAFLFNFFITYRKTKTGRRKIDELILKIPIFGDLQRQVALTELTRTLSLLVGAGVSILEALSILSQISGNAVIGDALEDSSKDVEKGFPLAYAFAKHSEAFPYILSQMVAVGEETGKMSEVLAKVSHVFEVESDQKVKALTSAIEPLVMIVLGIGVGFLVIAVILPIYNLTSQF
- a CDS encoding twitching motility protein PilT, giving the protein MLDVIQLLNLAVEKRASDLHLVVGVPPSLRVDGQLFSVSNEPIVTNEFVEKVAATVLKPDQFERFKVNKDLDFSFYLGDSARFRVNAYFQKGSYSFSFRVIPSQILTIEELGLPTILHSFTKLRQGLVLITGPTGHGKSTTLASILDEINRSRSEHIVTIEDPIEFIIRPDKSIISQREVGFDTHSWQIALRSVLREDPNVVMIGEMRDLETISAALTVAETGHLVFATLHTNSASQTIDRIVDVFPENQQGQIRLQLSNTIEGVFSMRLLPAIGGGRVVAYELMLGTPAVRSVIREGKTHLLDNIIQTSQEFGMSTLEMSLAQLVKEGKVSIEVAQSYSLRPDELLRLVKGEV